Proteins from a single region of Theobroma cacao cultivar B97-61/B2 chromosome 10, Criollo_cocoa_genome_V2, whole genome shotgun sequence:
- the LOC18587518 gene encoding thioredoxin H4-1: MGHRWTKVTRSKQAVYKAKKNAFDFLQFFKCHNKDCKDHQARCVGLACRNVHHITTIQSWEAKLTEATRDGKILVANFSTLWSGPCRSIAPTYCELADKYSSLMFLTVDVDELAELSTSWDINATPTFFFLKDGRQVDKFVGDDKVELPKKIAAIANVASRC; the protein is encoded by the exons ATGGGACATCGTTGGACCAAGGTGACTCGTTCAAAGCAAGCTGTGTACAAGGCCAAAAAGAATGCTTTTGAT TTCTTGCAGTTCTTCAAATGTCATAATAAAGATTGTAAGGATCATCAGGCTCGGTGTGTGGGGCTTGCCTGCAGAAACGTTCACCATATAACTACCATTCAGAGCTGGGAGGCAAAACTAACAGAAGCAACCAGGGATGGAAAGATA CTTGTTGCAAATTTCAGTACACTATGGTCTGGTCCTTGCAGATCAATAGCACCAACCTACTGCGAGCTTGCAGATAAATACTCTTCTCTCATGTTTCTAACTGTGGATGTCGATGAGCTTGCT GAGTTGAGCACTTCGTGGGATATCAATGCTACTCcgactttcttttttcttaaagaTGGACGGCAGGTGGATAAATTTGTAGGTGATGACAAGGTAGAACTCCCAAAGAAGATAGCAGCAATTGCAAATGTGGCAAGCAGGTGTTGA
- the LOC18587515 gene encoding uncharacterized protein LOC18587515 — translation MEISASNATRLLCLYGFLVTSLLFSQINADGKIKQVTDPTGNVNLSPFQQWKSAYECLQNKSTSCSDKYILTEAGWMNITTADTDEFCKPGGCGEHTMAVLTCIHLVKRDYKFANKATVQDLIVTITQGCDYGFNGTTIISDARRSSKSGIEFIISILVALFLLMHFHD, via the exons ATGGAGATATCAGCAAGCAACGCAACAAGACTATTGTGTCTTTACGGCTTTCTGGTGACTTCTCTTCTGTTTTCTCAAATCAATGCAG ATGGAAAAATCAAGCAAGTCACAGATCCCACTGGGAATGTGAATCTGAGTCCATTTCAACAATGGAAAAGTGCTTATGAATGCCTGCAAAAT AAATCAACAAGTTGTTCAGACAAGTATATATTAACTGAGGCAGGATGGATGAATATAACCACGGCAGACACAGATGAATTTTGTAAGCCTGGAGGGTGTGGAGAACATACCATGGCAGTGTTGACTTGCATTCATCTGGTTAAACGAGACTATAAGTTTGCCAACAAGGCAACTGTGCAGGACCTCATTGTCACAATCACACAAGGATGCGACTATG GATTCAATGGAACCACAATCATTAGTGACGCCAGAAGGTCAAGCAAGAGTGGAATTGAgttcataatttcaattttagtaGCTCTGTTTCTGTTGATGCACTTCCATGATTAA
- the LOC18587514 gene encoding probable inorganic phosphate transporter 1-2, producing MGEGSQAILSALDNARTQRYHFKAIVIAGMGFFTDAYDIFCITAVSKLIARLYYYDPVTGKPGTFPKDIKSAVTGVALFGTLAGQLFFGWLGDKLGRKKVYGITLVTMVGCAIASGISFGSTANSVIGTLCFFRFWLGFGIGGDYPLSAVIMSEYANQKTRGAFIAAVFAMQGTGILVAGIVAMIVSKAFLLAYPAKPFSANHVLSTQPEGDFVWRIVLMFGAVPAALTYYWRLKMPETARFTALVQGDQKKAAADMAKVLETDLTVAESSAKVDPNSSYGLFTSEFMKRHGTHLLGTCTTWFLLDIAFYSLQLTQNDVYPASGLLDKASSMNAIEETFQLSKAMFLIALAATVPGYWFTVFLIDKIGRFIIQLGGFLMMSVCMAILGFRYHDLRGEKCTGSATKDFCHGHTTLFTILYGLTFFFANFGPNSTTFIVPAEIFPARLRSTCHGISAAAGKAGAIIAAFVFQKYTQEDKKIKDVIIALSVVNMVGFLFTFLVPETKGRSLEELSGEDNDLGGINVPETEMV from the coding sequence ATGGGAGAGGGAAGCCAAGCCATTTTATCAGCTCTTGACAATGCAAGGACTCAAAGGTACCATTTCAAGGCCATCGTCATCGCCGGCATGGGATTTTTCACTGATGCTTATGATATTTTCTGCATAACTGCTGTATCCAAGCTCATAGCCCGATTGTACTACTATGACCCAGTAACTGGCAAGCCAGGTACTTTCCCAAAGGACATAAAAAGTGCTGTGACAGGGGTGGCTTTATTTGGAACGTTGGCAGGGCAGCTCTTCTTTGGTTGGCTTGGGGACAAACTTGGCAGGAAGAAAGTTTATGGGATCACCCTTGTCACTATGGTGGGGTGTGCCATAGCTTCTGGCATTTCCTTCGGTTCCACAGCTAACAGTGTGATTGGTACCCTCTGCTTCTTCCGCTTCTGGCTGGGGTTCGGCATTGGTGGAGACTATCCACTCTCGGCTGTGATCATGTCCGAATATGCCAACCAAAAAACCCGGGGAGCATTTATTGCTGCAGTCTTTGCAATGCAAGGGACAGGTATACTTGTCGCAGGAATTGTAGCAATGATTGTCTCCAAGGCATTCTTACTTGCTTATCCAGCCAAACCATTTAGCGCCAATCATGTGCTATCAACTCAACCAGAAGGAGATTTTGTTTGGCGGATTGTGCTCATGTTTGGAGCCGTCCCTGCTGCTTTGACCTACTACTGGCGTCTCAAAATGCCAGAAACGGCTAGGTTCACAGCATTGGTTCAGGGAGACCAGAAAAAAGCCGCTGCTGATATGGCCAAAGTCCTTGAAACAGACCTAACTGTTGCAGAATCAAGTGCCAAGGTTGACCCCAATTCATCATATGGATTGTTCACTTCTGAGTTTATGAAGAGGCATGGAACTCACCTTCTAGGGACTTGCACTACCTGGTTCCTGCTGGATATTGCCTTCTATAGTCTCCAGCTCACTCAGAATGACGTCTACCCCGCAAGTGGACTGTTGGATAAAGCGTCGTCAATGAATGCTATTGAAGAGACGTTCCAGCTATCTAAAGCCATGTTCCTGATAGCACTTGCTGCAACTGTTCCAGGATACTGGTTCACTGTGTTCCTCATTGACAAGATTGGACGCTTCATAATCCAACTCGGTGGCTTTCTTATGATGTCTGTTTGTATGGCGATCCTTGGATTTCGCTATCATGATCTTAGGGGAGAGAAGTGCACCGGAAGTGCGACCAAGGACTTTTGCCATGGACACACCACATTGTTCACCATTCTATATGGCCTCACCTTTTTCTTTGCCAACTTTGGACCCAATAGCACAACCTTCATCGTACCGGCCGAGATATTTCCCGCAAGGTTACGTTCAACTTGCCATGGGATCTCTGCAGCTGCAGGAAAAGCAGGTGCCATCATAGCTGCATTTGTGTTCCAGAAATACACTCAAGAggacaaaaaaattaaggatGTAATCATTGCACTTTCTGTCGTGAACATGGTTGGGTTTTTGTTCACTTTCTTGGTGCCAGAAACCAAAGGCCGGTCGCTTGAAGAGTTATCTGGAGAGGACAATGATTTAGGTGGCATTAATGTTCCGGAAACTGAAATGGTTTAG